In the genome of Eschrichtius robustus isolate mEscRob2 chromosome 2, mEscRob2.pri, whole genome shotgun sequence, the window gctgcagtgaacaccgAAGGGGTGACGTCTGGCACCCTCCTCCCTACTAGCGTCAGAGACAAGCACCCAACTCCTAAGAAGGGGCAGGGTTTGTCTGTGGTGTCCCCAAGTTCGCTTCCCCTTCCTCGTTCCCTGCATGGCCCTTAAGGAGGGTGGTATTTGAATATCCAACCCCGGTATCCAAATCTCCTAATAAGGCACAGACTACAGGAGCTTTCcatcatttttttatataaaacaaaacgGCCCCAGCCGAGCGGCAGGAAGAAAAGATTCGAAACATGAGTATGTACATCGATGGTAGAAGGCACAGCGGGTCCATCTGGGGTGAGGAGTGGGGGGttggggctgggggcagcaggTTACACAGGTCTCAGCTGAAGCCACGGGGGAAGAAATAAAGTGCGTAGGTCCTGGGGCACCCCCCGTGGCCCAGAAGCAGCAGCCAACAGCCCCCCTCTTCTCGCCTCTGGCAGGGTTCAGTAGAGTGTGACACGGAGGTAGGAGGTGGGCACGTAGCCCTCACCTCCCTGTTTCCGCCTGACCCGGGTCCAGCCGTCGCCTTTATCTTCTTCCATGAGACTGAGGTCCTCACCCTCGGCCATGGAGATGGTGCCCTCGCTGGACCCTGTCATGGGGGCGGCGGTGGGCTCAGGTCTGCTGGAGGCGGATCTCAACAGAACCCAGCCCCAAACACCGCCCCCAAAGCCACCGATGTGCCCCCCAGGCTGTCCTTACCTTCAAAATGGTAGATGGCCACACAGTGACCTATGGGGGATGCAGGCTCCTCCTCAAAATCCTCATCGAACTCCGTGTAGATGGGAGCATCCTGACCCTCCTCGGAGGGGGGCTCTTCAGAGCTGGTTGGAGAAGGCAAAGCCAGGTGAAGACAGGTCCCCCCCTGGGTCCGGGGACAGACCCACACCGGCCTCCCTGCTCACCTCTCCTTATTATCCTGTGATCcgttgttgctgttgctgctgctgtctgGTGGGGCGCTGGCTGGGGGGTCTGGAGGCCGAGTATGCCGGCCCAGGGTGTCCCCCCGGTTGCTCAGGACCCGGCTCTCGGCTTCTGCCAGCCAAGCCTGAGAGGTGGGGACCGCACAGTCAGCTCCAGGGCCAGGCTCTGGGGTCAGCCCGCTCTGGCCTGGAGGTTTTCCTGAGATCACCCATGCACACCCAAGGCAGTGATGAGAAACAGCTGAAGCACCCCCCCCAATACCTccctgtccccctccctcccccaagaagTGACTCAGCCAGGCCtgccggccccgcccctccccagggTCTTCCCTGACCTCATACTTCTGTACTTCCAATTTCAGCCGTTCGATGTTGTTCAGGGTTTCTGTGATCCGGGGTTCCAAGCTGGCCGGGTCCCCCATCTGGGGTGTCTTCTCATATACATCCTTCATTTTCTTCAAGGCCTCCCTAGGGTGAGAACGGACGGAGGAGAAAGAATCCCATGTgatttaacaaacaaaaaatgtgggCTTTGCTTCAGGGAGCTCAGCCAGTGCTTCAtagcttgggttcaaatcccagggtGGGCATTTCTTAGTTATGTGAGTTTGGGTTAAGTTACTGAAACTGTGTCTCAGTATGCTTGTCTGAAAAAGAGAATAACGGGATCTATATAGCTATGTCTATATATCTCCTGTGAGTTGTTGTGAAGATGAGAACAGTGCCTTTATGTATTCAGATATATATTGACTGCATACTACATACCAGGAACCTGTTCTAGGCATTAGAAATACAGCACTAAACAGGACAGTCAGGGCCCTACCTCTGCTCACAACCTCTCAGGAAAACGGGAATTCTAATGATCCACATAAGGggtttagaatagtgcctggcatacagtaacaCTCTATAAACGCTAAGTATTACTATCATTAGTCCCCTGTCCCTACTTCCTCCATGTAATGGTTACAAGCATGGTCCTCTGGACTATGTCAAACCTGGGTTCAACTTCTTTCCAGTCCTAGTACCTGATGCacattacagaggaggaaactggaaACAACTAGAATTCAAGGCCAGTCCGTCCGGACTCCGGAGCATGCACCCGTAACCCCCCCATTATAAGAACTCAGGAATGACAGAGTTCTCGAATGGAACTTTACACCAATAAAAGccgttttggggcttccctggtggcgtactggttgagaatctgcctgccaatgcaggggacacgggttcgagccctggtctgggaagatcccacatgccacggagcaactgggcccgtgagccacaactactgagcctgcgcatctggagcctgtgctccgcaacaagagaggccgcgacagtgagaggcctgcgcaccgcgatgaagagtggcccccgctcgccgcaactagagaaagccctcgcgcagaaacgaagacccaacacagcaaaaataaataaataataaatttatttaaaaaaaaaaaaaaaaagccgtttTGTACAAGAAGTTCTGTGCAAACGGCAAAACACCATTTGGCTGTCTGTCCGCAAGTGGCAAACGTCATTCTTATTATGTAAGAGGACTGGGAAGAGAATCTTGTTGCTTGGAAAGAGTGagtaaagattttctttttttaatctggcaGGTTTCTTTATCGTTAATACATTAAGTGTTTTGAGTTATTAAATGAATAACCatatgcttctttttcttttagccaATTAATGTAGTAAGTGAGACTGATAGATGTTTTgatattgaaccatctttgcattacTGGGATAACACCCGAATGATCATGACTTTTTTTGtggtctttttattattttttttttactgcggtaaaatatacataatataaaatttcccatttgagctatttttaagtgtatggttcagtggcattaaattcATTCATGTAGCTGGGCAATCACCACCACcacatgatttttttgttttttttaatacaccATTGGACTTGCTTGGCTAGGATTTTGCAATCTAAGATCATAAGTTAATTAAATAAGTTCATAATTTTATCTtcttgaattccttttttttttttttaattttatttatttattttatttatggctgtgttgggtcttcgtttccgtgcgaaggctttctctagttgtggcaagcggcggccactcttcatcacagtgcgcgggcctctcactatcgtggcctctcttgttgcagagcgcaggctcagtagttgtggctcacggacccagttgctccacggcatgtgggatcttcccagaccagggctcgaacccgtgtcccctgcattggcaggcagatgctcaaccactgcgccaccagggatgccctcTTCTTGAATTCTTGCTAACTCAATTTTGGAATTGAGATTCCACCAGCCTCCTAAATGAGCTGGCAGCTTTCACTCTTCTTCTGTCTGTTGGAATGACTTATATAAGATGGGAAGTCACCATTTCTTTTAAGTGTGGTAGGAATCACCTAGAAACCCATCAGGGCCTGGAGTTTGTTGGGGAGGAGATCTTCGAGTACCACTTCAATGTAATTCATTTATTACTTCACCTTGTTCCTTACCTGCCCACCCCCTCACCTTACCTCTGGTCGATCTCCTTCTGTAGTTCACGGTTCCGTTCTTCCAGCTGCTGCTGAAGCCGCTTTCTCTGCTGCTCCGGGGGCAAGTGGCTGAAATCCTCGGTCACCACTGTCTGCAAGGCGGAAGAAGACTGAGTTCGGGAACACAGAGTCTGAGCTTCCAGGGTCTAAGACATGCTTAAGACACACCAAgtccaccttcctccccacccaaGGTTCTTGGGGGGCAAGGCCATGCACAGAGCAAAGCAGGTCCAGGTGGGGCCATGGAAGGAGGGGGCCCAGCCGGCGGCAGGAAGCGAGCCCAGGGTCCCGCCACCCGGCCGCTGGGCAGGCTGGGgccgccccctcctcctcccccggaGGCCTCACTTACCCCACGGCTGCCTCGAAGGCTGCGGAAGGATGCTAGCCGCGGTTTGACTGACTTACTGATCTCACTCAGTATGGCCAAGGGGTCGAGGCCGGAGCGGGGGGACGGGGGTCCGTTAGGTAATGCCGAGGGCAGGGGGCCCCCCAggggggagaggggtggagggCGCGGCTACCGGCAGGGGCCAGGGAGGACATGGgtcaggaggggcaggaggacgTAGAGAACAAGGACGGATGAACGGAAGGACAATGGATGCaataaagaaaaaggggaaaaaaaccaaatggagaaaagaaaagaaaaaaaaaagtaagaaaaccaCAACTCAAGATgcacaatcacacacacagaaaatgcaTGCAGAGAGCAACACAAAAATCTGGGAGGTGGCAGAAGGGCGTTAATTAGATTGTGAGCCAGAaggccagacccctcccccaccctccacctcccTTGCATCCTATGTCCAGTTTCTAGAATGGAGATTGGGGGTACAGGGAGGCCCATGTTTCTTGTCCCCCTCCCCAGCTTTCTGGGCTCACAGTCTAGAAGGTGGAGGGAGAAGCATGCAGGAATCAAGGTCTCAGACAAATATGGGGCCATAGACGTCAAGGGCAAACTGAGAGAAGGGTCAAAGGCATGAAATACCAAAAGGGTTACAGCTGGGGTTTAAGCTGGGGGACGTACGTATAAACCGAAGAAGGGGATCAAAGTATACATCAAGAGGGATCCAAAGTATAAAACAGGAGTCAAGGTATAAACTAGGGACGAGGGGGTTGTCAAAGGTATAAGAAGCCAAGGGTGTCCAGGTATGTGCCTGACATTGAAAGCTAAAAATCCCGAGTAAAACCAGCCTGAGGGTGGGGCGCCCAGAGACGCACCGGAGGATTGGAGAGActcgggggcggggagggggggggggggagtcccTAGGGCTGGTGTCCCAATCCCTCACCCAGCCCTGAATACCCAAAGCAGTTCTTCTCCCAGCATCCTGAGAAGCAGCAGACAGACGCCACAGGCCCCCCTCCTtgccccccactccccagcctcaggggacTCCCAGGCCAATTGCCCGGCcgccttccttccctccagcccGGGCCAGCAGCCAAGAGAAAAATTCCTGCCCAGGACTCAGCGTTCCGGCGGCTGGGGCTGACTCAGTGGGGGCCCCTGCTGTCTCCACTCACACCCATCCCCTCCACCCCAAGAGCCCCGGCCCCCACCTTGTTCTTCTTGCCGAAGGGCCAGCGCTTAGCCCGGCTGCGGCCGGGGCCTCGGAGCTCGGGCCGTCCATCTGAGGGGGTGCCCAGGCTGCTGTCCGAGGGCACGCGGTTCATGGGCTGGCTGAAGTCTTCAAATTCCACGTCGCCCGGGCGGGCAAAGCCTGACTTGTGCAGCTCGATTAGGACCTGGGagtcctgggggaggggatggtgagGGGCAGTCAGGGGAAAGACTGGGTGCCTAGCCTTTGGGCTCCTCCTtctgccctctcccaccccccccgcccctgtGGTCCACTGGGACCAGGCACCCACGTTCTTGGCATCCACAGCATCCGCAGCCACCTTCATGCCCTCCAAACACTTGGCGATGATGGGTACCACCTGCAGCTCAGCCTCTGACAGGAGCCTGTACCCAGCCCCCAGGTGGGTGGCCCGCCGCTCGTCCATGTCCTGCAGCTTCTGCAGGGACAGGGGTGTGGGGTCTCGGGGTGCTGATGGAAGGGCTGGTGGCAGAGTGATTCACTACACGAGCATGATGGAGACCCACACTGGCCCCAGCCCCAAGCCCAGTCTGGCAGGGAAACACAGAATCGAACACAGACTTCCAGCTCAGTGTGGTCAGGGAAGAAACAGGAGGCCAGGGAGATTTCAGAGGAGAATTTGAGGACCTCCCCTCCCCTTGCCTAGggagtcaggaaaggcttctcAAAGGAGGTGAAGCCAGAGATTTCAAGAAAAAGCAGACCCAGCACCAATACTGCCAGTCCCAGGGCTGGGACAGAGAGTAGAGTACAAGGCTGAAACAGAAGAGGGGAAATTCGAGATCTTTCAGAGGTGTTGTTAGAGTTGGGGCTTGGAAGAATAAGTAGGAGttgcaaaaggaaagaaagacaaatcTGGCAGAAAGAACAGCTTGAGTAAAAGCGGAGCACACTTTTAACTATTTGTTTCTAATTCCTTCTCAATTTAGAGATTAGGGCATTACAGCcagggttttgacaaatgtgtaggAGTTGGTTAATTCTGGGGTTTCAGGgggaaggtggggctgggggtgtggaGCACTCACATTAAATATCTGGGGCATCTGGGAAAAATAGAAGTGAGCCTGGTCTCGGTTGAAGCGCTGTAGTTGGGCTGCATACtcatttttgctttcttctgcCATGTGACTCCGAAGGTGGGCttgttgcttggcctgaggaaTATCGAGGTGGGGGTCATGGCCCAGTTCCAGCCTTGCCCAACCCTGACCCCCAAGCGTGTCTCAGACCCCACAGGCACCTTCTCCACATCAGCCTTGGTAGCATTGATATCCTGGTCCAGCCGCTCGGCCGTCTGAGCTGCCTTCTCAGCCTCCCGGCAGTCCCGCTCAAACTTACGCTTACTCTGTGTTGGGGACAGAACCAGAATGAAGGAGCCACCAACCAAAGTTTCATGGATGGGTGGGAAGTCACCCAGCAAATGGGGGTCGGGGCTGGAAACCCACAGCAGAGGTGGGGTCCTGGCCAGACAAAGAGGATACCTCTGTGGATTGGCAACCCTCACCCAGCTGCTCGGGGCCGGAGCCACGCTTCTCCACACCCACAAACTCACATTCTCCAGCTGCTTGAAGCCACTTTCCAGCTGCTGCTGGGCCCGACGGCCTTCTTGGAAGTGCTATGGAAAGAGGGGGGTGATAAGGCTCACCCTGGTTTTAGGGGCCCTTGGGAACTCCCAGAGAGGGGATCACCCACCATCTTTCTCTCCTGTTTCATCTCCTGTGAGTACTTGGCCAGCTCGAGACACACGTGGACACTGAGGCTCTCGGCCACCAGCTCCCGCTGGCCCGCAAAATCATTCACCTCCTGGAGAATCTGCACAAATGACTGCTGCTGGCTGAACCTGGGATGCGGTGGAGGGGGACAGGGGCTGAGGGTCAGGGCCCCCAGGAGCCACATGCCCCAGGACCCACCTCTGTATGAGAAAATGTGAGCCCCAAGATATTCACCCCAGAAGCAATGATAAATTCTGGTCTGCATCCCCAacccttgggggggggggcgggggacaaAGAACTCAGAATTCTCAGAATTTGGGGGGTTTTAGAAAGGGGATATGATGCTTACACCATCTTTTTGCATCACCCTAGTGGTGTCAGCGGCAGCATGCTGTAACCAAATACTATAAATGTTTCTGCAAGGAGAAATATTAATATCCACGCTAAGTGGGATAAAAACCAAGACCGTAATGAACGTAATTAACATCAAGTCAGTTCAGGTCGGAGGTTGCCTCCAAACAAGTGACCAAAAGAACTTTTGATTTCTAGAGCTTTTTGGATTCTGGACCTGGGAACCTGGAATAAAGTGAAATGGTCTGGGCATTGTTTTAACACGTTTTCTTAATCTTCACATGAGCCCCTACAAGGACATTATCATCATCCCCAATTCAcaggagaggaaaacagaggcacaaaacttaagtcacttgcccagagTCATTCATTTAGTAACTGTTGGAGCCTCTCCCATTTAATAGGCGAGGAAAATAGAGGCGGAGAACTTGAGTCAACTGGCGGAAGCAGTTTGGCTGGAAAGTAGTGGATTTAGAATTCCAACACAGGTAATATGGTTTCTGCATCCAAGCTCATACCTCTAGGTGGAACTGGGGTGAGAAGTGAGGGATCTGCTTGGGTGGCCCAGCCTGAGGGAGAAGAAGTGGGTCCCATACCCCCCGCCCTCCCAAATCTAGCCCTGCATCAATCCCCTCTTCGTTCTTACTTGGATTCTGGGTCATCTTTGCCAGGTCTTTTGGGCATATATTTTTTCACCAGGCTCCTACGGAGAAAGGCAGGAAGGCTGAGCCCCCAGCCCTCCAACCGCTCCCCCTAACCCCAGGGCGAGGCCACCCTAGCGTCTCACCGCAGCTGCTTTGCATAAGCCTGCTCCACCTCCGTCCGCTCTTTCACGAACTTCACGTATCTGTCCAACAGGTCCAGACCCCACTGCGTGTGCCGCTCGAGCACCTCGAACTGATCCTAGCGGGGGATTGGGAGGACTGGGGTCAAGACCTTGGGACCCCACAGCCTCCGACCAAGCGGCAGGGGAGCCTCCAGGCTCCGAGCTCCAAGAAGGCGTGGcttcccggccccgccccggaGCGGCGCGGGGGGAGGCAGGAAACCGGCGGGAACCCCCTCCCCTTCCCGGGAAGGGCCAGGGAACAGGGGCGGGGCCCCCAGCTGGACTACAGGGTCCCCTATCCCGACGTCCAAGAGAGGTGTGGAATGGGACAAGGCCACTCCCCCTGCCCCGGCTCCCCTAATCCCCCCCAGATTCCAGAAAATCCGGCCGGCCTGGCGTGAGTCAGGGCCAGAGGCGCAGGGTTCCCCGCAGCTTGGGGGGCCTCTGAATGGCCAGAGGGTGGGCACCAGGTTCCCCTGGTTGCCATGCTTCCCCGGGTGCCCCGAAGGGTGACTCAGTTTCCCTCACTGACTCCACTGCGCCTCCAAAAGAAATCCCAGCATTGGTGTGGGGGGCGATCTAGTTACCCCGGGACACCCAGGAACCCAGGAGTGCCACCGCCCCCAGAAAGAGGAGGGGTCAGAGGTCCCGGCTAGGAAAGGGGAAAATTTCTGGGgcttccagggcacaggttcgagGCGGTCAGGTGGCGGCCCCTCCCAGTGCCTAGggcgggctgggggagggggctgaggcCGAGCCTCGCAGCCCCCTTCCCCCTACAGCGTCCCAAGCCCCTAGTTGTTGATTATAGGCAACGTGAGGGCGGTCTGTACTACCAGGTCCCACGTGGGGTTGATAGTGGCCAGAgggtcccctcccccgccccagtcGGACAGGCGGAGGGCGGGCAGGGGCCCAGGGGCCGTAAGATAAGCCGCCGGCCCAGTCAGGGCGCTCAAAATAGGTGACCTCTCCCGGCCGCCCCGGCCTGGTCCCAGGACTTCTTCTGCCCTCCTCACTATGAACCCCGTACCTCAGTTTCCCTACGCCGCTCCTGCAAGGTCGCCCTCCGCTCCCGGGCGTCCTGAAACGCCCTAGGAAACTCCGAATGAGGGCGGAAAGCGGGGATTCCAGGGGTCGGTGGAAGGGAAAGCGCAGAGACCCTTCTAGGGTACTGCAGGGGCAAAGCAGGGGTCTGGACCCCAGGAAGGGAGGAACTTGGAGCCGGGCGGATCGGACTCACCCACAGTTCGGTGCCCCAATCCATGCTGCTCCCGCCGATGCCAACGCCGCCGCCGCACCCGGTCCACACCGCCCGCCGCCGGGAGACTCAGCCCAGGGCGCtgagcccggccccgccccgttAATGCCCCGCCCACTCCAGGCTCTGCCACGCCCCATAGGCTCTGCCACGCCCCCGCCCGAGCAGAGCCCCGGCGCAGCCCCCTAAAGGTGAGGCACACCCCGGGAGGCGGGGCCCAACAGACGCCCCGCCCCCTCTTAAAGGAATGATGCCACCCGAAGGCACTGGACAGACTCCTTAAAGGACCCCCACCCATTTTCCAAATCCCTTAGGACCCTCTTGTCCTCCCCACACCTGCCCCGCCCTggattgtttttcctttcctttttcctttcaacCATTCATTAAAGGGCCAAGACACTAAAACCCCAACCCAAGAggttcttcccccaccccatcgCAGGGAGAACCTGAGGTCACCTCGCTCTTGCGGGCCGGCCCGGCTCCAGACGTCTACGTTCGTCCCACTAATGGTCTGGTCCCTCCGGCCACAGGGCGGATGGGAGGACTTCGATCCTGTCCAGGACGCGCCTCCGCCAAGGCCTGGTCCATTAGCGCCCCCACCgcatcctgcctccctccccaaatCTGCGCCTGGAAACTGAGGACGAGCTGTCCTTGGGGCGCCGGGCCCAGGCCTTTCCCTGGCTCCCGTCCAGTTCGAGCCTGCACCTGCCCATTTTCCAGTTGCATCCATTAAGGCCCAATCAGTTTTAATTGTCTGCACCGACCCTGGGATTCTGACTCCACCCCCGCCGCCCCTAGAACCCTGGGGCTTGGAAGTCTGTCGTCCCTCTCATAAAAGTCTGTTCACACGTTGTTAATCCCTTTGaggcactgggatgaaaggggagAGATCCTAGCAGCAACCTCcttcatcctctccctcttttggtGCTTTCTTTTTGGCTACAGAGGTGACAGTCGccctgctggggctgggggctccgGGCCCCCGGGGACAAGTTAGGCTCTGAGCCCGCAGGCTCCCAGTACACAAACCGAGGAGCCCAGGAGGATCGCTCCGGGAGCCCACACTGGGACAGATGGCTCTGCGAGGACCTGGCCCCACCTGCTGGTGGCTTCTGAGTTAGAAAACTTCAAATTACAAAGTAGACTTGTGCTCCCGAGGCTGGAGGATCAGATCGAATGAGGAATTCAGCCTGGGGTCTGGAACTCGGTGGCTCAGCCTGGGAGTAGGGTCTCAGCCTCTAAATGAAGTTGGAATTCATCCCAGGTCGGCACCACAGTTGGGATGGAGTCTGACCGGGATAGGAGGCTTAGCAGAGGGGTCAGCCACCCAGTCGAAGGCCTGGGACTCAAACTAAGGTCCACAGGTCAGTCCTAATCTGAGGTCAGTCCAGGTGGAAGCTCAGCCAGAGATTAAGGCTCAGTATAGGCTGAGGGTAGTAGGGGGTCGGGGAGTCTAGGTTTCGGCGGAGGTCAGGGCTCAGCTGCAGGTAGGGGGCTCAGGCTGGGGCCGGGATTCAGCCTGACTCAAGACCAGCCTGGGATCTGGGGATGGGCCTCCAGTTGCCTCACTCCAGGACAGAAGGGTCCACCTAAGGCTGGTGACTCAGCCTGGGATCATGGGTCATCGTAGGGTCAAGATTTAGCTTGGGGCCAGGTTTTGGCCTCTCGGTGGATCAGTAAGATTAGGAGAACAGGACAGGCTTTAGCAAATGCATGTGTTTACCAAAAGCCTGAGCTTTGGCTGGGAGCCACATCCCCGGGGTAAGAAAGGGGACGTCCGTCCTTAGGGATACTGGGAAGTGTAGTTTATTGAACGCCCCATTGAGCTGTTTGCTCCCCCTGCGTTCTGGGTAATGTAGTTCTGAACGGGTCTGTCAGTTAAGAGTGGATGGAGGAATTCCCCTTTAGAGGCCGGATATCAGATCCATCACAATTGGTTGGATGGACTGTTTATCAGAGTACATCCGGGGACAATCTTTCTAGTGATTGGTGAGCGTGGAGGTGCGGTTAAGCGATATCAGCACTCCCATTCGGGGCCCGGGCTGTCCATTTGGTGTCGTACCGGGTGCGGGCTCGAGAGGAGACGATTACTGATTGGTTGAGCGGGCTGTAAAAAGCTGAAGGGTCGGCCCCCCACCTGCGGCGATTGGCGGGCTTGAGGGCGTCAGAGGCGGTGTCGGGGGAGGCGTTGGCTTCAGAGATGGCAGTGAGCGAGAGGAGGGGGCTCGCCCGCGGGAGCCCCGCGGAGTGGGGGCAGCGGCTacttctgctgctgctgttaGGCGGTTGCTCTGGGCGCATCCACCGGCTGACGCTGACGGTGAGTCCCGCCGTGCGGCGGTCTGGGGTGTGGGTCGCAGCGTTGGCCCGGAAAAGCCCCTGGCTTGGAGTGGTTTCGTCCGGATGGAGCGGTCCAGCGCCCCCCGCTCCCCGGC includes:
- the TRIP10 gene encoding cdc42-interacting protein 4 isoform X2, whose amino-acid sequence is MDWGTELWDQFEVLERHTQWGLDLLDRYVKFVKERTEVEQAYAKQLRSLVKKYMPKRPGKDDPESKFSQQQSFVQILQEVNDFAGQRELVAESLSVHVCLELAKYSQEMKQERKMHFQEGRRAQQQLESGFKQLENSKRKFERDCREAEKAAQTAERLDQDINATKADVEKAKQQAHLRSHMAEESKNEYAAQLQRFNRDQAHFYFSQMPQIFNKLQDMDERRATHLGAGYRLLSEAELQVVPIIAKCLEGMKVAADAVDAKNDSQVLIELHKSGFARPGDVEFEDFSQPMNRVPSDSSLGTPSDGRPELRGPGRSRAKRWPFGKKNKTVVTEDFSHLPPEQQRKRLQQQLEERNRELQKEIDQREALKKMKDVYEKTPQMGDPASLEPRITETLNNIERLKLEVQKYEAWLAEAESRVLSNRGDTLGRHTRPPDPPASAPPDSSSNSNNGSQDNKESSEEPPSEEGQDAPIYTEFDEDFEEEPASPIGHCVAIYHFEGSSEGTISMAEGEDLSLMEEDKGDGWTRVRRKQGGEGYVPTSYLRVTLY
- the TRIP10 gene encoding cdc42-interacting protein 4 isoform X1, whose amino-acid sequence is MDWGTELWDQFEVLERHTQWGLDLLDRYVKFVKERTEVEQAYAKQLRSLVKKYMPKRPGKDDPESKFSQQQSFVQILQEVNDFAGQRELVAESLSVHVCLELAKYSQEMKQERKMHFQEGRRAQQQLESGFKQLENSKRKFERDCREAEKAAQTAERLDQDINATKADVEKAKQQAHLRSHMAEESKNEYAAQLQRFNRDQAHFYFSQMPQIFNKLQDMDERRATHLGAGYRLLSEAELQVVPIIAKCLEGMKVAADAVDAKNDSQVLIELHKSGFARPGDVEFEDFSQPMNRVPSDSSLGTPSDGRPELRGPGRSRAKRWPFGKKNKPRPPPLSPLGGPLPSALPNGPPSPRSGLDPLAILSEISKSVKPRLASFRSLRGSRGTVVTEDFSHLPPEQQRKRLQQQLEERNRELQKEIDQREALKKMKDVYEKTPQMGDPASLEPRITETLNNIERLKLEVQKYEAWLAEAESRVLSNRGDTLGRHTRPPDPPASAPPDSSSNSNNGSQDNKESSEEPPSEEGQDAPIYTEFDEDFEEEPASPIGHCVAIYHFEGSSEGTISMAEGEDLSLMEEDKGDGWTRVRRKQGGEGYVPTSYLRVTLY